A DNA window from Impatiens glandulifera chromosome 7, dImpGla2.1, whole genome shotgun sequence contains the following coding sequences:
- the LOC124944427 gene encoding cytochrome P450 724B1-like — protein sequence MIWLWLCLAFSLLVFQLILTIIKHYLPLFSKTNLHIPKGSFGWPLLGETLAFLKPHPSNSIGSFLQQHCSKYGKVFKSHLFLSPTVVSCDQELNYFILQNEDKLFQCSYPKPIYGILGDISMLVAVGDVHKRLRNVAISLVTTIKSNPQFLNDIERATLQTLDSWKDRQRVLFCQEARKFTFNVIVKQVLGLTPDEPQTAKILKDFLTFMRGLVSLPLYIPGTPYAKAVKARLRISSTVKAIIEERMRRRRRSSDDDDDEDEDGDGLNKSMKSNCSDFLEILLGVDSLSEDEKVSFVLDSLLGGYETTSVLIAIVVYFLGHSPSALHQLKNEHEAIRSMKKADELLNWDDYKKMDFTQKVINEALRFGNVVKFVHRKALKDVKFKDFVIPSGWKVLPVLSAVHLDPSIHTNALEFYPWRWENQDQTGKKFIPFGGGSRCCPGSDLGRVEIAFFLHHLVHKFRWKVEDGEQPLAFPYVEFKRDLAMSVEQI from the exons ATGATCTGGCTTTGGCTTTGTCTAGCTTTCTCACTACTTGTATTTCAATTGATTCTCACAATAATAAAGCATTATCTCCCATTATTCTCAAAAACAAACCTCCATATCCCAAAAGGTTCATTTGGCTGGCCTTTACTCGGAGAGACATTAGCTTTTCTCAAACCACACCCTTCAAATTCAATTGGCTCATTTCTCCAACAACATTGTTCAAAGTATGGGAAAGTTTTCAAATCACATTTGTTTCTTTCTCCAACTGTGGTTTCATGTGACCAAGAACTCAATTACTTCATACTGCAAAATGAAGACAAACTTTTTCAGTGCAGCTATCCTAAACCCATTTATGGAATTCTTGGGGACATTTCAATGTTGGTTGCAGTTGGCGATGTTCATAAGAGGCTTAGAAATGTCGCTATCTCTCTTGTCACTACTATCAAGTCTAACCCACAATTTCTTAATGATATTGAGAGAGCAACTTTGCAAACATTGGATTCTTGGAAAGATAGACAAAGGGTACTGTTCTGTCAAGAGGCTAGAAAG TTCACATTCAATGTAATAGTGAAGCAGGTTTTGGGTTTAACTCCAGATGAACCACAGACTGCAAAAATTCTAAAGGATTTTCTTACTTTCATGAGAGGGCTTGTTTCTTTGCCGCTTTACATTCCTGGGACTCCTTACGCCAAGGCTGTCAAG GCTAGACTTAGAATATCTTCCACTGTCAAAGCAATCATAGAGGAAAGgatgaggagaagaagaagatcaagtgatgatgatgatgatgaagatgaagatggagATGGGCTTAACAAATCCATGAAAAGTAACTGCAGTGACTTCTTGGAGATCTTGCTTGGAGTTGATTCTTTATCTGAAGATGAAAAAGTTAGCTTTGTTCTGGATTCCCTTTTGGGAGGATATGAAACTACCTCTGTCTTGATAGCCATTGTTGTCTATTTCCTTGGTCACTCTCCTTCTGCACTTCACCAACTAAAG AATGAGCATGAGGCAATAAGAAGCATGAAGAAAGCAGATGAATTGCTGAACTGGGATGATTACAAAAAAATGGATTTCACTCAAAAa GTAATCAATGAGGCTCTTAGATTTGGGAATGTTGTTAAATTTGTTCACCGAAAGGCTCTCAAAGACGTTAAATTTAAAG ATTTTGTAATTCCATCAGGTTGGAAAGTTCTACCAGTTCTTAGTGCAGTTCACTTGGACCCATCAATCCATACAAATGCTCTTGAGTTTTACCCTTGGAGATGGGAg AATCAAGATCAGACAGGAAAGAAATTCATTCCATTTGGTGGAGGTTCAAGATGTTGTCCAGGATCTGACTTGGGTAGAGTTGAGATAGCGTTCTTTCTTCATCATCTCGTACACAAGTTCAG gTGGAAAGTTGAAGATGGAGAGCAACCATTGGCATTTCCATATGTAGAGTTTAAAAGAGACCTTGCCATGAGTGTGGAACAAATCTAG
- the LOC124944426 gene encoding subtilisin-like protease SBT5.3: MQSYVVYLGAHSHGTEVSSIVLDRVTESHYDFLASFLGRDNAKDAIFYSYTRHINGFAATMEEEDAVQIAKHSDVVSVFENRGKKLHTTRSWDFLGLEENGIVRSSSIWKKAKFGEDTIIGNLDTGVWPESKSFTDEGFGPVPSKWKGICQNGADASFHCNKKLIGARYFNKGYSEAAGPLNSSSNSPRDSEGHGSHTLSTAGGNFVPGANVFGYGNGTAKGGSPRARVAAYKVCWTPIAGNECFDADILAAFDVAIHDGVDVLSVSLGGESAPFFNDSVAIGSFHAVKHGIVVVCSAGNSGPKPATVSNIAPWEFTVAASTMDRQFPSYVILGDKTRLQGESLSPKVLPHNVFFPILSAADAKAANASVDEARLCKAGTLDPKKVKGKILVCLRGINARVDKGQQAALAGAVGMVLANDQSSANEILADPHVLPASQINYTNGVAIFSYINSTRSPVAYITSPTTQVDTKPSPFMAAFSSKGPNTINPEILKPDITAPGVSVIAAYTEAQGPTNQLFDKRRVLFNSVSGTSMSCPHISGVVGLLKTLHPTWSPAAIRSAIMTTARVQDNVNEEITNASYFKATPFSYGAGHVQPNRAMDPGLVYDLSLNDYLNFLCALGYNQTQIQKFSESPYVCSKSINLVNFNYPSITVPSLHGSVTLTRTLKNVGSTGTYVARVRSPVGVSVSVKPKKLKFSKIGEMRSFKVTLKAEVVSGSKDYVFGQLTWSDGKHNVRSPIVVKQV; encoded by the exons ATGCAGTCATATGTAGTGTATTTGGGAGCTCATTCACATGGCACAGAAGTTTCATCTATTGTTTTGGATCGAGTTACTGAGTCTCATTACGATTTTTTAGCTTCATTCTTGGGAAG GGATAATGCAAAAGATGCAATCTTTTACTCATACACACGACATATCAATGGTTTCGCAGCCAcaatggaagaagaagatgcagTCCAGATTGCTA AACATTCCGACGTGGTCTCGGTTTTTGAGAACCGTGGAAAGAAATTACACACAACCCGATCCTGGGATTTCCTAGGGCTCGAGGAAAATGGCATTGTTCGATCCAGCTCTATCTGGAAGAAGGCGAAATTTGGTGAAGATACAATCATAGGCAACCTTGACACAG GTGTGTGGCCTGAATCAAAGAGTTTCACTGACGAAGGATTTGGACCAGTTCCATCAAAGTGGAAAGGAATCTGCCAAAATGGTGCAGACGCCAGCTTTCATTGCAATAA GAAGCTTATTGGAGCAAGATACTTCAATAAAGGGTATAGTGAAGCTGCAGGGCCTCTAAACTCGTCCTCAAACTCCCCTCGAGATTCCGAGGGCCACGGTTCACACACCTTATCAACCGCAGGTGGAAACTTTGTTCCCGGAGCAAATGTTTTTGGTTATGGAAATGGAACTGCAAAGGGAGGATCACCAAGAGCAAGAGTAGCTGCTTATAAGGTCTGCTGGACCCCTATTGCTGGAAACGAATGTTTCGATGCTGACATACTTGCAGCTTTTGATGTGGCAATCCATGATGGTGTTGATGTCTTGTCGGTTTCTCTTGGAGGAGAATCTGCCCCGTTTTTCAACGATAGCGTTGCCATTGGTTCCTTTCACGCGGTTAAACATGGTATTGTTGTTGTTTGCTCGGCTGGGAATTCTGGACCGAAACCTGCTACTGTTTCAAATATTGCCCCTTGGGAGTTTACTGTTGCGGCCAGCACTATGGATCGACAGTTCCCTAGTTACGTTATTCTCGGTGATAAAACACGTTTGCAA GGGGAAAGTCTTTCACCGAAAGTGCTGCCGCACAACGTGTTCTTCCCAATTCTAAGCGCTGCAGACGCGAAAGCTGCAAATGCATCGGTGGATGAAGC ACGCCTATGTAAGGCTGGAACGCTTGATCCGAAAAAAGTGAAGGGAAAAATCTTGGTTTGTCTTCGGGGAATTAATGCAAGAGTTGACAAGGGACAGCAAGCAGCTTTGGCTGGTGCGGTTGGGATGGTTCTTGCCAATGATCAGTCTTCTGCAAACGAGATTCTCGCCGATCCTCATGTTCTTCCAGCTTCACAGATAAACTACACAAATGGTGTTGCCATCTTCAGTTACATCAATTCCACAAG GTCTCCGGTTGCATACATAACGTCCCCAACTACTCAAGTAGACACGAAACCTTCTCCATTCATGGCCGCGTTCTCATCTAAGGGTCCTAACACCATCAACCCGGAAATCCTAAAG CCTGATATCACTGCACCAGGAGTAAGCGTCATAGCAGCCTATACAGAAGCACAAGGACCGACGAACCAACTATTTGACAAGCGTCGAGTTCTATTCAATTCAGTGTCGGGCACTTCAATGTCCTGCCCCCACATTTCTGGTGTAGTCGGCCTTCTAAAGACCCTTCATCCTACATGGAGCCCGGCTGCTATTCGGTCAGCCATAATGACAACAG CAAGAGTGCAGGACAATGTGAATGAGGAAATTACAAACGCTTCTTACTTTAAGGCGACACCTTTCAGTTATGGAGCAGGACATGTGCAGCCAAACCGAGCCATGGATCCAGGCTTGGTTTACGATTTGTCTCTCAATGATTACCTGAACTTCCTTTGTGCACTTGGTTACAATCAAACACAAATCCAGAAATTTTCCGAGAGCCCATATGTTTGCTCTAAGTCCATTAACTTGGTGAACTTCAATTATCCATCAATTACCGTGCCAAGTCTCCATGGTTCCGTCACACTGACTCGAACCTTGAAAAATGTTGGCTCTACCGGAACTTACGTTGCTCGGGTAAGAAGTCCGGTTGGTGTTTCTGTATCGGTCAagccaaaaaaattgaaattttcaaaGATTGGAGAAATGAGAAGCTTTAAAGTTACATTGAAGGCTGAAGTGGTTAGTGGAAGCAAAGATTATGTGTTTGGGCAGTTGACATGGTCAGATGGAAAACACAATGTAAGGAGTCCTATTGTGGTGAAACAAGTCTAA